A genomic region of Burkholderia humptydooensis contains the following coding sequences:
- a CDS encoding non-ribosomal peptide synthetase: protein MSDLHTSLAPDPAVEAGCIALDGASLRGELAADLSVDPEQLDADANLLQLGLDSMRLMAWLNRLRARGHTLTLRELYREPTLAGWLALMRRSPARVAERPAAPQAWPTMRDGEPFALTPVQHAYLVGRAAQQPLGGVGCHLYQEFDGAGLTPDRLESAVRALIARHPMLSVAFRADGRQQWRAGSSWPGVAVHDLRACGDAEREHALAALRERLGHRVLDVEHGETFDFQLSLLPGGRHRLHVDLDLLVLDAASFTLVFDELAALASGRALPDIGSGYDFRSYVAHLQHDSAAAREAAQRYWRAKLPELPAAPRLPLAQEPERVAPVRFSRRRAALGEADWRAFKAQASACGVTPTMALATCFGAVLARWSGEPRLLLNLTLFDRQPLDPAVERMIADFTNILLIDLAAEGAPFDSLARANQATFADAYEHRHWSGVELLRELRKEQRHPHGAPVVFTSNLGRPLYGRDTAAALGEPRWGISQTPQVWIDHLAFEHGASAWLQWDSVDALFPASLVDALFDAYVALVRHLVRDASAWRKPLPDPMPDAQRAVRARVNDTARPVPDGCLHDGFFHAAGRAPDAVALIHRDARISYATLAEQARRCAGALAACGVEAGDTVAVSMSKGIGQIVAVLGVLHVGAVYVPVPLDQPEERRRKIYDDARVKRVLVCRDDPAAIAAPDDPARYLAWQDAVAADALRDPVAVDPRTPAYVIYTSGSTGTPKGVVISHRGALNTCAELNRRYRVGAGDRVLALSALHFDLSVYDIFGVLAAGGALVLVDEAQRRDPAVWCELLDRHRVTVWNSVPALFDMLVTYAEGLGLRAPSNLRVAMLSGDWIGLDLPARYRAFRADGELVAMGGATEASIWSNAYDVGDVPPPWRSIPYGYPLANQRYRVVDEQGRDCPDWVPGELWIGGEGVALGYFNDAERTARQFVDDASGRWYRTGDHGCYWPDGTLEFLGRRDKQVKIGGYRIELGEIDAALNRIDGVKTGIALAVGERDKSLAAFVVPSGDALFDERRAGPAWPSDFRALFAPAGDCGSAREADPDADADADTHAGRAIDAIGNASASADASRDADTDTDAKSDVAIEHLVADFLHDHLQREGVTFDAPLDVDTALARYRAQPAWRALFARWLALLAAHGRLAERDGAYRRGPRYDHARRRPRADDPLFTTADALLTHHDALGAILRGLRPAHTLLDHPFWSPESLLLRSDGAGQAIDALATAVAALSRSLGRPARLVEIGARSGLFGEALLRRLDAQRLAYTAIDASQDMVLRAQARLAAFPHAQARRADPASLNDLAHGADVVWANNALHRLGDAALDELAGLAAPSALVYVTELRDASALALVSADLLAGGAAAQHSLRRAEDWRHAFDDRALACEQSDDVGAHRRFVLRAPAIVRTPDPRKLSAALAAHLPSYMLPQRLYFIDALPLTANGKIDHKALLARCAPAAAVADADADAARQAPQGDAETAVAALWQRLLQVDAVHRHSHFLQLGGDSLLATRLIGELDRAGYTARLGDLFDYPTLAAFAATLRPRIEPATDALRPDAASRFQPFPLTDVQQAYLVGRQAGFALGGVGSHFFVEFEVERLDVVRFEAAWNRLIARHDMLRAVVRDGRQQVLAEAPPFALTRHRVTSLDGPDAAALRERLAHQVLDPARWPVFDVQAAEDGGERSRLYVCLDNLMLDGLSMQILLAELEQLYVAPERALPPLDIGFRDYVTHVAGRRASEASLAYWQRRLDGLPSAPQLPLRRTPAEIGTPRFMRLSARLSRAQWHALKASAGAASLTPSALLLAAYSAVLSAWSAQRELCVNLTLFDRQPVHPQIEQVLGDFTSLLLLAWQPANDWLGSAQRLQQRLWQDLAHRDVSALWVMRQLAQRHGRAAAEMPVVFTSALGFDHDRFLAHASWLEPRSGISQTPQVWLDHQVYESEGELRFNWDAVEALFEPDRLRAMFDQYVALLQRLATDASAWRLPLDVLVPRVGQAGARSMHGGGAVGSAAAAPAAPITALRDDAPVDAALVGRLRQHFEQTLGLPIAARQSFFEAGASSLELVQWHVKLRHAGYASLAVTDLFTHASPHALAAHLGGAHAPAQADDANRRALLDQRRAKLQRRRGAAA, encoded by the coding sequence ATGTCCGACCTTCATACGAGCCTCGCCCCCGATCCAGCCGTCGAAGCCGGTTGCATCGCGCTCGACGGCGCATCGCTGCGCGGCGAGCTTGCCGCCGATCTGTCCGTCGACCCCGAACAACTGGACGCCGACGCCAACCTGCTGCAACTGGGCCTCGACTCGATGCGCCTGATGGCGTGGCTGAACCGGCTGCGCGCGCGCGGCCACACGCTGACGCTGCGCGAGCTGTACCGCGAGCCGACGCTCGCCGGCTGGCTCGCGCTGATGCGGCGCAGCCCCGCGCGCGTCGCCGAGCGGCCCGCCGCGCCGCAGGCATGGCCGACGATGCGCGACGGCGAACCGTTCGCGCTCACGCCCGTCCAGCATGCGTATCTCGTCGGCCGCGCCGCGCAGCAGCCGCTCGGCGGCGTCGGCTGCCATCTGTATCAGGAGTTCGACGGCGCGGGGCTCACGCCGGACAGGCTGGAATCCGCCGTCCGCGCGCTGATCGCCCGCCATCCGATGCTGAGCGTCGCATTCCGCGCGGACGGCCGCCAGCAATGGCGTGCGGGTTCGAGCTGGCCCGGCGTCGCCGTGCACGATTTGCGCGCCTGCGGCGATGCGGAACGCGAGCACGCGCTCGCCGCATTGCGCGAACGCCTCGGCCATCGCGTGCTCGACGTCGAGCACGGCGAGACGTTCGACTTCCAGTTGTCGCTGCTTCCCGGCGGGCGGCACCGCCTGCACGTCGACCTCGATCTGCTCGTGCTCGACGCGGCGAGCTTCACGCTGGTGTTCGACGAGCTCGCGGCGCTCGCCAGCGGCCGCGCGTTGCCGGACATCGGCAGCGGTTACGACTTTCGCAGCTACGTCGCGCATCTGCAGCACGACAGCGCGGCCGCGCGCGAAGCGGCGCAGCGTTACTGGCGCGCGAAGCTGCCCGAACTGCCGGCCGCGCCGCGTCTGCCGCTCGCCCAGGAGCCCGAGCGCGTCGCGCCGGTTCGCTTCAGCCGCCGCCGCGCGGCGCTCGGCGAGGCCGACTGGCGCGCGTTCAAGGCGCAGGCGAGCGCGTGCGGCGTCACGCCGACGATGGCGCTCGCGACGTGCTTCGGCGCGGTGCTCGCGCGCTGGAGCGGCGAGCCACGCCTGCTGCTGAACCTGACGCTGTTCGATCGACAGCCGCTCGATCCGGCCGTCGAGCGGATGATCGCCGATTTCACGAACATCCTGCTGATCGATCTCGCCGCCGAAGGCGCGCCGTTCGACTCGCTCGCGCGCGCGAACCAGGCGACGTTCGCCGACGCATACGAGCATCGCCACTGGTCGGGCGTCGAGCTGCTGCGCGAGCTGCGCAAGGAACAGCGTCATCCGCACGGCGCGCCCGTCGTGTTCACGAGCAATCTCGGCCGCCCGCTGTACGGCCGCGACACCGCCGCCGCGCTCGGCGAGCCCAGGTGGGGCATCTCGCAAACGCCGCAAGTATGGATCGACCATCTCGCGTTCGAACACGGCGCGTCGGCATGGCTGCAGTGGGACAGCGTCGACGCGCTCTTTCCGGCGAGCCTCGTCGATGCGCTGTTCGATGCGTACGTCGCGCTCGTGCGGCATCTCGTGCGTGACGCCAGCGCCTGGCGCAAGCCGCTGCCCGATCCGATGCCCGACGCGCAGCGCGCGGTCCGCGCGCGCGTCAACGACACCGCGCGGCCGGTGCCGGACGGTTGCCTGCACGACGGCTTCTTCCACGCGGCCGGGCGCGCGCCCGACGCCGTCGCGCTGATCCATCGCGACGCGCGAATCAGCTACGCGACGCTCGCCGAACAGGCGCGCCGCTGCGCGGGCGCGCTCGCGGCGTGCGGCGTGGAAGCGGGCGATACGGTCGCCGTCAGCATGTCGAAGGGCATCGGGCAGATCGTCGCGGTGCTCGGCGTGTTGCACGTGGGCGCGGTCTACGTTCCCGTGCCGCTCGACCAGCCGGAAGAACGCCGCCGCAAGATCTACGACGACGCTCGCGTGAAGCGGGTGCTCGTCTGCCGCGACGATCCGGCGGCGATCGCGGCGCCGGACGATCCGGCGCGCTATCTCGCGTGGCAGGACGCCGTCGCGGCCGACGCGCTGCGCGATCCCGTCGCGGTCGATCCGCGCACGCCGGCGTACGTGATCTACACGTCCGGCTCGACCGGCACGCCGAAGGGCGTCGTGATCTCGCATCGCGGCGCGCTCAACACATGCGCGGAGCTGAACCGGCGCTACCGCGTCGGCGCGGGCGATCGCGTGCTCGCGCTGTCCGCGCTGCACTTCGATCTGTCGGTCTACGACATCTTCGGCGTGCTCGCGGCGGGCGGCGCGCTCGTACTGGTCGACGAAGCGCAGCGGCGCGATCCGGCCGTCTGGTGCGAACTGCTCGACCGCCATCGCGTGACCGTATGGAACAGCGTGCCCGCGCTGTTCGACATGCTCGTCACGTACGCCGAAGGCTTGGGGCTGCGCGCGCCGTCGAACCTGCGCGTCGCGATGTTGTCCGGCGACTGGATCGGTCTGGATCTGCCTGCGCGCTACCGTGCGTTTCGCGCGGACGGCGAGCTCGTCGCCATGGGCGGCGCGACCGAGGCGTCGATCTGGTCGAACGCCTACGACGTCGGCGACGTGCCGCCGCCCTGGCGCTCGATCCCTTATGGCTATCCGCTCGCGAACCAGCGCTATCGCGTCGTCGACGAGCAGGGCCGCGATTGCCCGGACTGGGTGCCGGGCGAGCTGTGGATCGGCGGCGAAGGCGTCGCGCTCGGCTACTTCAACGACGCCGAACGCACCGCGCGGCAATTCGTCGACGACGCGAGCGGCCGCTGGTATCGGACGGGCGATCACGGCTGCTACTGGCCCGACGGCACACTGGAATTTCTCGGCCGGCGCGACAAGCAGGTGAAGATCGGCGGCTACCGGATCGAGCTCGGCGAGATCGACGCGGCGCTCAATCGCATCGACGGCGTCAAGACCGGCATCGCGCTCGCGGTCGGCGAACGCGACAAATCGCTTGCGGCGTTCGTCGTGCCGTCAGGCGACGCGCTGTTCGACGAACGGCGCGCGGGTCCGGCATGGCCGTCCGACTTTCGCGCGCTGTTCGCGCCCGCGGGCGATTGCGGCTCCGCTCGGGAAGCCGATCCGGACGCGGATGCGGATGCGGACACACACGCAGGCCGCGCCATCGACGCCATCGGCAACGCGAGCGCAAGCGCGGACGCCAGCCGCGACGCCGACACCGACACCGACGCGAAGTCCGACGTGGCCATCGAACATCTCGTCGCCGATTTCCTGCACGACCATCTGCAACGCGAAGGCGTGACCTTCGACGCGCCGCTCGACGTCGACACGGCGCTCGCGCGCTATCGCGCGCAGCCGGCGTGGCGTGCGCTGTTCGCGCGCTGGCTCGCGCTGCTGGCCGCGCACGGCCGCCTCGCCGAACGGGACGGCGCGTATCGCCGCGGCCCGCGCTACGACCACGCGCGCCGCCGGCCGCGCGCCGACGACCCGCTCTTCACGACCGCCGACGCGCTGCTCACTCACCACGACGCGCTCGGCGCGATCCTGCGCGGGCTGCGCCCGGCGCACACGCTGCTCGACCATCCGTTCTGGTCGCCGGAATCGCTGCTGCTGCGCAGCGATGGCGCCGGGCAAGCGATCGATGCGCTCGCCACCGCGGTCGCGGCGCTATCCCGCTCGCTGGGGCGGCCCGCACGGCTCGTCGAGATCGGCGCGCGCAGCGGCCTGTTCGGCGAAGCGCTGCTGCGCCGCCTCGACGCACAACGGCTGGCCTACACGGCCATCGACGCGTCGCAGGACATGGTGCTGCGCGCGCAGGCGCGCCTCGCCGCGTTCCCGCATGCGCAAGCGCGGCGCGCGGACCCCGCGTCGCTGAACGATCTCGCGCACGGCGCCGACGTGGTCTGGGCCAACAACGCGCTGCACCGCCTCGGCGATGCGGCGCTCGACGAACTCGCCGGGCTGGCCGCGCCGTCGGCGCTCGTCTACGTGACCGAGCTGCGCGATGCATCGGCGCTCGCGCTCGTCAGCGCCGACCTGCTCGCGGGCGGCGCCGCCGCGCAGCACAGCCTGCGCCGCGCGGAAGACTGGCGACATGCATTCGACGATCGCGCGCTCGCGTGCGAGCAGTCGGACGACGTCGGCGCGCACCGGCGCTTCGTGCTGCGCGCGCCCGCCATCGTGCGCACGCCCGATCCGCGAAAGCTGAGCGCGGCGCTCGCCGCGCATCTGCCGTCCTACATGCTGCCGCAGCGCCTCTATTTCATCGACGCCCTGCCGCTCACCGCGAACGGCAAGATCGACCACAAGGCGCTGCTGGCCCGCTGCGCGCCCGCCGCCGCTGTCGCCGATGCCGACGCCGACGCCGCGCGGCAAGCGCCGCAGGGCGACGCCGAAACGGCCGTCGCCGCGCTGTGGCAACGCTTGCTGCAAGTCGACGCGGTGCATCGGCACAGCCACTTCCTGCAGCTCGGCGGCGACAGCCTGCTCGCGACGCGCCTGATCGGCGAACTTGATCGGGCAGGCTACACGGCGCGGCTCGGCGATCTGTTCGACTACCCGACGCTCGCCGCCTTCGCCGCGACGCTGCGCCCGCGCATCGAGCCGGCAACTGACGCGCTGCGGCCCGACGCCGCGTCGCGCTTCCAGCCGTTCCCGCTCACCGACGTCCAGCAGGCGTATCTCGTCGGCCGCCAGGCCGGCTTCGCGCTGGGCGGCGTCGGCTCGCACTTCTTCGTCGAATTCGAAGTCGAGCGGCTCGACGTCGTGCGTTTCGAAGCGGCGTGGAACCGCCTGATCGCGCGCCACGACATGCTGCGCGCGGTCGTCCGCGACGGCCGGCAGCAGGTGCTCGCCGAAGCGCCGCCGTTCGCGTTGACGCGCCATCGCGTCACGAGCCTCGACGGTCCCGACGCCGCCGCGCTGCGCGAGCGGCTCGCGCATCAGGTCCTCGATCCCGCGCGCTGGCCCGTGTTCGACGTGCAAGCAGCCGAGGACGGCGGCGAGCGCAGCCGGCTCTACGTGTGTCTCGACAATCTGATGCTCGACGGTCTCAGCATGCAGATCCTGCTCGCCGAGCTCGAGCAACTGTATGTCGCGCCCGAACGCGCGCTGCCGCCGCTCGACATCGGCTTTCGCGATTACGTGACGCACGTCGCTGGCCGGCGCGCCAGCGAAGCGTCGCTCGCCTACTGGCAGCGCCGGCTCGACGGCCTGCCCTCCGCGCCGCAACTGCCGCTTCGCCGCACGCCCGCGGAAATCGGGACGCCGCGCTTCATGCGGCTGTCGGCGCGCCTGTCGCGCGCGCAATGGCACGCGCTGAAGGCGAGCGCCGGCGCGGCGAGCCTGACGCCGTCGGCCCTGCTGCTCGCCGCGTATTCGGCCGTGCTGTCCGCGTGGAGCGCGCAGCGCGAGCTGTGCGTGAACCTCACGCTGTTCGATCGGCAGCCGGTGCATCCGCAGATCGAGCAGGTGCTCGGCGACTTCACGTCGCTGCTGTTGCTCGCGTGGCAGCCCGCGAACGACTGGCTCGGGAGCGCGCAGCGGCTGCAGCAGCGGCTGTGGCAAGACCTCGCGCACCGCGACGTGTCGGCGCTCTGGGTGATGCGCCAGCTCGCGCAGCGGCACGGCCGGGCCGCCGCCGAGATGCCGGTCGTGTTCACGAGCGCGCTCGGCTTCGATCACGACCGCTTCCTCGCCCATGCGTCGTGGCTCGAACCGCGCTCGGGCATCTCGCAGACGCCGCAGGTATGGCTCGATCACCAGGTCTACGAATCGGAAGGCGAGCTGCGCTTCAACTGGGATGCGGTCGAAGCGCTGTTCGAGCCCGATCGGTTGCGCGCGATGTTCGATCAGTACGTCGCGCTGCTGCAGCGGCTCGCGACCGACGCATCGGCGTGGCGGCTGCCGCTCGACGTCCTCGTGCCGCGTGTCGGCCAGGCCGGCGCGCGGTCGATGCACGGCGGGGGCGCCGTCGGCTCCGCCGCCGCCGCGCCCGCGGCGCCGATCACCGCGCTTCGCGACGACGCGCCGGTCGACGCCGCGCTCGTCGGCCGGCTGCGCCAGCATTTCGAACAGACGCTCGGCCTGCCGATCGCCGCGCGACAGAGCTTCTTCGAAGCCGGCGCGTCGTCGCTCGAACTCGTCCAATGGCACGTCAAGCTTCGGCACGCGGGCTACGCGTCGCTCGCGGTGACGGATCTCTTCACGCATGCGTCGCCGCACGCGCTCGCCGCGCATCTCGGCGGCGCGCACGCGCCGGCCCAGGCCGACGACGCGAACCGGCGCGCGCTCCTCGACCAACGCAGAGCGAAGCTGCAGCGCCGGCGAGGAGCCGCCGCATGA
- a CDS encoding helix-turn-helix transcriptional regulator — MPSSSSTLAKPEVAISTLLASPTPPAESAPDCRLLRVALQDGIDVLVWQGELRQPISMNIRDDWGRVHFCCALQGRSRFSIDAGSSETEHVLSAGTGCISYTPDCSGRAMHSGQIESVTVSIRPDLVRELAPELDAALERKLDSGRCCAPCRCDAEMRATAQSLSHALQDRHRCAHGRAGRPSMWLLGQSLALASLVIEAHGDAAPHAWPLPAAERQKLLRARDLLLADLSRAPTIAMLAKETGLSVLKLKRGFRRLFDHSVYGLFQQERMHEARRRLSSADTPVMTVAADMGYANASHFTAAFQKQFGVNPSAFKQRR, encoded by the coding sequence ATGCCTTCTTCCAGTTCTACGCTTGCGAAACCCGAAGTCGCGATATCGACGCTGCTCGCCAGTCCGACGCCGCCCGCCGAGTCCGCGCCCGATTGCCGACTGCTCAGAGTCGCGCTGCAAGACGGCATCGATGTGCTCGTCTGGCAAGGCGAGCTGCGGCAGCCGATCTCGATGAATATCCGCGACGACTGGGGCCGCGTTCATTTCTGCTGCGCGCTGCAAGGTCGCTCGCGCTTCTCGATCGACGCCGGCAGCAGCGAAACCGAGCACGTGCTGTCAGCGGGCACGGGATGCATCAGCTACACGCCGGATTGCAGCGGCCGCGCAATGCATTCGGGCCAGATCGAAAGCGTGACTGTGTCGATCCGGCCGGATCTCGTGCGCGAGCTCGCACCCGAGCTCGACGCGGCGCTCGAGCGCAAGCTCGATTCGGGGCGCTGCTGCGCGCCGTGCCGGTGCGACGCGGAGATGCGCGCGACCGCGCAATCGTTGAGCCACGCGCTGCAGGACAGGCATCGGTGCGCGCACGGCCGCGCAGGCCGCCCGTCGATGTGGCTGCTCGGACAGAGCCTCGCGCTCGCGAGCCTCGTGATCGAAGCGCATGGCGACGCCGCGCCGCATGCGTGGCCGCTGCCGGCGGCGGAGCGGCAGAAGCTGCTGCGCGCGCGGGATCTTCTGCTCGCGGATCTGAGCCGCGCGCCGACGATCGCGATGCTCGCGAAGGAAACGGGGCTCAGCGTGCTCAAGCTCAAGCGCGGGTTCCGGCGGCTGTTCGATCACAGCGTCTACGGGCTCTTCCAGCAGGAGCGAATGCACGAAGCGCGCCGCCGGCTGTCGAGCGCGGACACGCCGGTGATGACCGTCGCCGCCGACATGGGCTACGCGAACGCGAGCCACTTCACCGCGGCGTTCCAGAAGCAGTTCGGCGTCAATCCCTCGGCGTTCAAGCAGCGCCGCTGA
- a CDS encoding TonB-dependent receptor: protein MAVAISLIPLSSVAHASAAGTPSAKRSGSGPAGAGAGAASGVTAAGELSAVTVTASKRDQPLATLNGAAVVVEQPALDDAQVANTLDLARVLPGVQITSGGSMLFPMIGLRGISSAQDFYNPALTVYVDGVPQLPTFSSQTLLSVDRVELLKGPQGTLYGKSAEGGVLNIVTLPPDNTPRVHLRAGVSSRGGNVEQAEVAGPLVKDLLYGAVSLAHVDAPGDLRNPASGANHQGGSRSFAGSAKLRLAPSGAPWEVNVSVGRDCAKATQDIYVPFDDIGSRTADIDPRLPAQYAESYMRRCGNSYALSGRYDFGQWRLSAISAWQTVDIERRFPFLQYFSQQPEDWRQNVQELRLATHAPGRRWDAVFGLYRQDVHQSRTYVNDMVIPSVVNLSTTASSNESKSLAAYGDVTWHVTDALDLSAGLRASRDQAWTQFAGAAMASASTYAPFAGVSGTAGNRILGKVSAGYQIDPAWRVYANVSQGYKPGGFNLAPSSLADAQAYGPERAVSYELGARYDGRSLRGSVALYRIDIRNAQLYSSDSLGYQSLRNVGDTRSTGVEFGVEWGIARGWTAGLDGFVNHATFRSYTDPFGCATCSGNDVPFAPRYGFTLNVGGEVPTMVGTVRPRVAVRWLGAQHFDVANKLRQGGYALVDASLGWRPRRDVELTLYAQNLTNRDYRTYAFRAPTGNLAQVGLGRTVGVTVAFDY from the coding sequence ATGGCAGTCGCGATTTCTCTCATTCCTTTGTCGAGCGTCGCTCATGCAAGCGCCGCCGGCACGCCGTCGGCGAAGCGGTCGGGCAGCGGTCCGGCCGGGGCCGGGGCCGGCGCGGCGTCCGGCGTGACGGCGGCCGGCGAGCTGTCCGCCGTGACCGTCACCGCGAGCAAACGCGATCAGCCGCTCGCGACGCTCAACGGCGCGGCGGTCGTCGTCGAACAACCGGCGCTCGACGATGCGCAGGTCGCGAACACACTCGATCTCGCGCGGGTGCTGCCCGGCGTGCAGATCACGAGCGGCGGCTCGATGCTGTTTCCGATGATCGGCCTGCGCGGCATCTCGTCCGCGCAGGATTTCTACAACCCGGCGTTGACCGTGTATGTCGACGGCGTGCCGCAATTGCCGACGTTTTCGTCGCAGACGCTCCTCAGCGTCGATCGCGTCGAGTTGCTCAAGGGGCCGCAAGGCACGCTGTACGGCAAGAGCGCGGAAGGCGGCGTGCTGAACATCGTCACGCTGCCGCCCGACAACACGCCGCGCGTGCATCTGCGGGCGGGCGTCTCGAGCCGCGGCGGCAACGTCGAGCAGGCGGAGGTCGCGGGGCCGCTCGTCAAGGATTTGCTGTACGGCGCGGTGTCGCTCGCGCACGTCGACGCGCCCGGCGATTTGCGCAATCCGGCCAGCGGCGCGAATCATCAGGGCGGTTCACGCTCGTTCGCCGGCAGCGCGAAGCTGCGCCTCGCGCCGTCCGGCGCGCCGTGGGAAGTGAACGTGTCGGTCGGGCGCGATTGCGCGAAGGCGACGCAGGACATCTATGTGCCCTTCGACGACATCGGCAGCCGCACCGCGGACATCGATCCGCGGCTGCCCGCGCAATATGCGGAGTCGTACATGCGCCGCTGCGGGAACAGCTATGCGCTGTCCGGGCGCTACGATTTCGGCCAGTGGCGTCTGTCCGCGATTTCCGCCTGGCAGACGGTCGACATCGAGCGGCGCTTTCCGTTTCTCCAGTATTTCTCGCAGCAGCCGGAGGACTGGCGGCAGAACGTCCAGGAACTGCGGCTCGCGACGCACGCGCCCGGCCGGCGCTGGGACGCGGTGTTCGGCCTCTATCGGCAGGACGTGCATCAGTCGCGCACGTACGTCAACGACATGGTGATTCCGTCGGTCGTCAATCTGTCGACGACCGCATCGAGCAACGAAAGCAAGTCGCTCGCCGCGTACGGCGACGTCACGTGGCACGTGACGGACGCGCTCGATCTGTCGGCCGGCCTGCGGGCGTCGCGCGATCAGGCGTGGACGCAGTTCGCCGGCGCCGCGATGGCGTCCGCGTCGACGTATGCGCCTTTCGCCGGCGTGAGCGGCACGGCCGGCAACCGGATTCTCGGCAAAGTGTCCGCCGGCTATCAGATCGATCCGGCGTGGCGCGTCTATGCGAACGTGTCGCAAGGCTATAAGCCGGGCGGCTTCAATCTCGCGCCGTCGAGCCTCGCGGATGCGCAGGCCTATGGTCCGGAGCGTGCGGTCAGCTATGAGCTCGGCGCGCGCTATGACGGGCGGTCACTGCGCGGCAGCGTCGCGCTCTATCGGATCGACATCCGCAATGCCCAGCTCTACAGCAGCGATTCGCTCGGTTATCAGTCGCTGCGCAACGTTGGCGACACGCGCTCGACGGGCGTCGAGTTCGGCGTCGAATGGGGTATCGCGCGAGGCTGGACGGCCGGGCTCGACGGCTTCGTCAATCACGCGACGTTCCGCAGCTACACCGATCCGTTCGGCTGCGCCACGTGCTCGGGCAACGACGTTCCGTTCGCGCCTCGCTACGGCTTCACGCTGAACGTCGGCGGCGAAGTGCCGACGATGGTCGGCACGGTCCGGCCGCGTGTCGCGGTGCGCTGGCTCGGCGCGCAGCACTTCGACGTCGCGAACAAACTGCGCCAGGGCGGCTATGCGCTGGTCGACGCGTCGCTCGGCTGGCGTCCGCGCCGCGACGTCGAGCTTACGCTCTATGCGCAGAACCTGACGAACCGCGACTACCGCACGTATGCGTTCCGTGCGCCGACAGGCAATCTCGCGCAGGTCGGACTCGGACGCACGGTCGGCGTGACGGTTGCGTTCGATTATTGA